A single region of the Parafrankia irregularis genome encodes:
- a CDS encoding excalibur calcium-binding domain-containing protein, producing MSRQSSALGFRVLAWIRRHPIASGVIGVFLLLLLIGSLAGSPPEETPVSSPAKVTASTTPTTSATPSASPSLVSPAPSDPAPVPSATTEAAPPPAAASTQPVQQQAPAPAPTQVVQQQAPPPAPAPVQAAPQTTQAPPPAEPAPAAVSFASCAEAHAAGAAPLYAGQPGYSTKLDRDRDGVACE from the coding sequence ATGTCGCGTCAATCGTCGGCGCTGGGTTTCCGGGTTCTCGCCTGGATCCGTCGACATCCGATAGCCAGTGGGGTCATCGGGGTCTTCCTGCTGCTGCTCCTGATCGGCTCTCTGGCGGGATCGCCGCCCGAGGAGACGCCAGTGAGTAGTCCGGCGAAGGTCACCGCGTCAACGACGCCAACGACGTCCGCGACACCGAGTGCGTCGCCGAGCCTGGTTTCCCCGGCGCCGAGCGATCCCGCTCCAGTGCCCTCTGCCACCACGGAGGCCGCACCACCTCCTGCTGCCGCCTCGACGCAGCCGGTCCAGCAACAGGCTCCCGCTCCCGCCCCGACCCAGGTGGTGCAGCAGCAGGCGCCGCCTCCGGCACCTGCTCCGGTCCAGGCTGCACCACAAACCACGCAGGCGCCGCCGCCAGCGGAGCCCGCGCCGGCCGCTGTCTCCTTCGCATCCTGTGCCGAGGCACACGCGGCCGGCGCCGCCCCGCTCTATGCGGGTCAGCCGGGCTACAGCACCAAGCTTGACCGGGACCGCGACGGCGTCGCGTGCGAATGA
- a CDS encoding replication-relaxation family protein, which produces MITNPPQQTYLGRRTYARPTARIVSSGEHQLWLARHLTPRDRWITRMIHEHRVLTTHQIVELGWVTRRSANIRLLELYRWRVLDRFQPLAISGLSPMHYVLDVAGAAVLAHEDGLDPRKIGYQHDRAMGIAHSLHLAHRVAVNGMFTRLIHHARQPDATGRLTAWWSEERCAGLYGDIVRPDGYGRWAQGGAEIEWFVELDFGTEPLRRLALKIDTYHQLAKETRITTPLLIWTTTTRREARIREALVDALRHLDQPARVPVATTAADLAEPDQHLDATLVRWLPLTRASAGRLGLGQLSLVWSPLDRAATGHEDKINLPGRPNRLHPPQPMPPIGLDHQQHAA; this is translated from the coding sequence ATGATCACGAACCCTCCGCAGCAGACCTACCTCGGCCGCCGCACCTACGCCCGACCCACCGCCCGCATCGTGTCCAGCGGTGAGCACCAACTGTGGCTGGCCCGCCACCTGACCCCACGGGACCGGTGGATCACCCGCATGATCCACGAGCACCGGGTGTTGACCACCCACCAGATCGTCGAACTCGGCTGGGTCACCCGCCGGTCGGCGAACATCCGTCTGCTGGAGCTGTACCGCTGGCGGGTCCTCGACCGGTTCCAGCCCCTGGCCATCAGTGGCCTGTCGCCCATGCACTACGTCCTCGACGTCGCTGGCGCCGCCGTCCTCGCGCACGAGGACGGCCTGGACCCGAGGAAGATCGGTTACCAGCACGACCGGGCCATGGGCATCGCCCACTCCCTGCATCTGGCCCACCGGGTCGCGGTCAATGGGATGTTCACCCGGCTGATCCACCACGCCCGCCAGCCCGACGCCACCGGCCGACTCACGGCCTGGTGGTCAGAGGAACGGTGCGCGGGACTGTACGGGGACATCGTCCGCCCGGACGGCTACGGCCGTTGGGCGCAGGGCGGCGCCGAGATCGAGTGGTTCGTCGAGCTGGACTTCGGCACCGAACCGCTACGCCGCCTCGCCCTCAAGATCGACACCTACCATCAGCTCGCCAAGGAGACCCGGATCACCACACCGCTCCTGATCTGGACCACCACGACCCGCCGGGAGGCCCGGATCCGCGAGGCGCTGGTCGATGCGCTGCGCCACCTCGACCAGCCCGCACGGGTACCCGTCGCGACCACGGCCGCGGACCTCGCCGAACCCGACCAACACCTGGACGCCACCCTGGTCCGCTGGCTACCCCTGACCCGCGCTAGCGCCGGTCGCCTCGGACTGGGCCAGTTGTCCCTCGTCTGGTCGCCCCTGGACCGCGCCGCCACAGGCCACGAAGACAAGATCAATCTCCCCGGGCGTCCCAACCGCCTTCACCCGCCGCAGCCAATGCCCCCCATAGGCCTCGACCATCAGCAACACGCGGCCTGA
- a CDS encoding SAVED domain-containing protein, whose amino-acid sequence MCSVSLLGAARTFLHTVLVGELAHNVGATATPGSPRGLVEDLTERETEENLLLLCHGCHRLIDSDDHSPYFTTDRLRDLKTRHEDRVRVAATSGGLRRTAPIRVGGLVRGATAFASQRQTADALLAAGYLGLADGRWQGDFACHLAGDPSRSSYWLAAQETIDHTLALVEQAVASGVVDHLSIFAIAPIPLLVYLGSRLDDKTDTRLYQKHRDGDQGWRWDETAEIHDFTIRAALDSTAAGEVVLAASLTAEVQRLKLPEPLQGLPYVEIRPQGDLFGPRLVSHPDTLRNFADRWRSLLAEVETTCPRATRWHLVAATPLSAAIEMGRAFMRGAQPPVEVYERQNDTYVSAVEVNT is encoded by the coding sequence ATGTGCTCCGTCAGCCTGCTCGGCGCGGCCCGTACCTTCCTCCACACGGTCCTCGTTGGCGAGCTGGCACACAATGTCGGCGCCACGGCCACTCCTGGCTCTCCTCGCGGGCTCGTCGAGGACCTCACGGAGAGAGAGACGGAGGAGAACCTCCTTCTGCTGTGTCACGGTTGCCACCGTCTGATCGACAGTGATGATCACTCTCCGTACTTCACGACTGACCGCCTCCGTGACCTGAAGACGCGGCATGAGGACCGTGTGCGGGTAGCCGCGACGAGCGGCGGGCTGCGCCGTACCGCGCCGATCCGGGTCGGTGGTCTCGTACGGGGGGCTACCGCCTTCGCCTCGCAGCGGCAGACAGCCGACGCGCTGCTGGCCGCCGGCTATCTCGGCCTCGCGGACGGCCGGTGGCAGGGGGACTTCGCCTGCCACCTCGCCGGCGACCCGAGTCGTTCCTCCTACTGGCTTGCTGCCCAGGAGACGATCGACCACACCTTGGCACTCGTCGAGCAGGCAGTCGCGAGCGGCGTCGTTGACCATCTGTCGATCTTCGCGATCGCGCCGATCCCGCTGCTCGTCTACCTGGGTTCCCGGCTCGACGACAAGACCGACACCCGCCTCTACCAGAAGCATCGGGACGGAGATCAAGGCTGGCGCTGGGACGAGACCGCCGAAATCCACGACTTCACCATCCGCGCCGCCCTCGACTCCACCGCGGCCGGAGAGGTCGTCCTCGCCGCCTCGCTGACGGCCGAGGTCCAGAGGCTCAAGCTGCCGGAGCCGCTGCAGGGGCTGCCGTACGTTGAGATTCGACCGCAGGGCGATCTGTTTGGCCCTCGGCTCGTCTCGCATCCAGACACGCTGCGGAACTTCGCTGACCGCTGGCGGAGCCTGCTCGCCGAGGTCGAGACGACGTGCCCCCGAGCCACGCGATGGCATCTCGTCGCCGCCACACCGCTGAGCGCCGCCATCGAGATGGGACGCGCCTTCATGCGTGGCGCCCAGCCGCCCGTCGAGGTGTACGAGCGGCAGAACGACACCTACGTGAGCGCCGTCGAGGTCAACACCTGA
- the fxlM gene encoding methyltransferase, FxLD system, whose amino-acid sequence METTAATSPGALRDRMVDRILTNEHLPPWVEAALRSVERHRYVPEAPLTDAYDEKAVITHTFPDGTHLSCASGPTIVAAMLTALDVRPDQRILEIGAGTGYNAALLATLVGAGGQVTTIDINADVTAAARRNLDDTGFPHVRVLTRDGADGAAEEGPFDRIIVTVGAWDIPQAWWDQLAPDGRLVLPLRWRGTTRAVALTKQEDHWKSDWVFLCGFVPMLGQPGERKSVIHPDGLAALHHDLDQPIDADALLGVLDREKSAIWSDVTVHGQEPFDRVWLHLSAVDDGTVRIEADQQAVADGLCTPAIASRSPALVEDGSLAYFTIRRTDSPGRWQLGAIGHGPLGHRLATRIVDQIDAWDRDRTADPEILAFPTGRPIPDRTKGKIISKPENRLVLRY is encoded by the coding sequence ATGGAGACGACCGCAGCCACATCACCCGGCGCGCTGCGCGACCGGATGGTCGACCGCATCCTCACCAACGAGCATCTGCCCCCGTGGGTCGAAGCGGCACTGCGATCCGTCGAACGCCACCGCTACGTCCCCGAGGCGCCACTGACCGACGCCTACGACGAGAAGGCGGTCATCACCCACACCTTCCCCGACGGCACCCACCTCAGCTGCGCTTCCGGCCCCACCATCGTGGCCGCGATGCTCACCGCCCTCGACGTCCGGCCCGACCAGCGCATCCTGGAGATCGGCGCTGGCACCGGCTACAACGCGGCACTCCTCGCCACCCTCGTGGGAGCCGGCGGCCAGGTCACCACCATCGACATCAACGCCGACGTGACCGCCGCTGCGCGGCGCAATCTTGACGACACCGGCTTTCCGCACGTCCGCGTCCTGACCCGCGACGGCGCCGACGGTGCCGCCGAGGAGGGCCCGTTCGACCGGATCATCGTCACGGTCGGTGCCTGGGACATCCCCCAGGCCTGGTGGGACCAGCTCGCCCCCGACGGCCGCCTCGTCCTCCCGCTGCGCTGGCGCGGGACCACCCGCGCCGTCGCCCTCACCAAGCAGGAAGACCACTGGAAGTCCGACTGGGTCTTCCTGTGCGGCTTCGTGCCGATGCTCGGCCAGCCCGGCGAGCGGAAGAGCGTCATCCACCCCGACGGCCTCGCCGCGCTGCACCACGATCTCGACCAGCCCATCGACGCCGACGCCCTGCTCGGCGTCCTCGACCGGGAGAAGTCCGCCATCTGGTCCGACGTGACCGTGCACGGCCAGGAACCCTTCGACCGTGTCTGGCTCCACCTCAGCGCCGTGGACGACGGCACGGTCCGCATCGAGGCCGACCAGCAGGCCGTCGCCGACGGGCTGTGCACACCCGCGATCGCCTCACGCAGCCCGGCCCTCGTCGAGGACGGCTCCCTTGCCTACTTCACCATCCGGCGCACCGACAGCCCCGGGCGCTGGCAGCTCGGCGCCATCGGCCACGGGCCCCTCGGCCACCGTCTCGCCACACGGATCGTCGACCAGATCGACGCCTGGGACCGCGACCGCACGGCCGACCCTGAAATCCTCGCCTTCCCGACCGGCAGGCCGATCCCCGACCGGACGAAAGGGAAGATCATAAGCAAGCCGGAGAACCGCCTGGTACTGCGGTACTAA
- a CDS encoding GNAT family N-acetyltransferase, with translation MDPVIRPLLAADVEEVVAFSVDAWGPVFASVEQVLGRAVFLRVWPDWPVSHAEFVRGVCLGDKARVWVADVDEHAAGFVAVIIDRELSRGEIEVIGVDPRHQRKGIADALMTQAIEYIRRSGCRVAIVETGGDPGHAPARATYESAGFTALPMVRYHRSL, from the coding sequence GTGGATCCGGTGATACGTCCTCTGCTCGCCGCGGATGTGGAAGAGGTCGTTGCATTCTCGGTGGATGCATGGGGCCCGGTTTTCGCGTCGGTCGAACAGGTGCTTGGGCGTGCCGTCTTTCTTCGGGTATGGCCGGACTGGCCCGTTTCTCATGCGGAGTTCGTGCGCGGGGTCTGCCTGGGGGATAAGGCCAGGGTCTGGGTGGCGGACGTCGACGAACACGCCGCCGGTTTCGTCGCTGTCATCATTGATCGGGAGCTGAGCAGGGGCGAGATCGAGGTTATCGGCGTGGATCCGCGCCATCAGCGGAAGGGGATCGCGGATGCCTTGATGACGCAAGCCATCGAGTACATCCGAAGATCTGGATGCCGCGTTGCCATCGTCGAGACCGGCGGTGATCCGGGTCATGCTCCCGCGCGAGCCACCTACGAAAGCGCCGGTTTCACGGCACTGCCCATGGTCCGGTACCACAGGAGTCTCTGA
- a CDS encoding ThiF family adenylyltransferase produces MTRRRRAEFTDWQQSAIRELRAVAADFPNEFQLLDHPRLTDGGLVEARIRLRTGGLPRAPRGLPLREKEEFLLRIGASQLSPPVVEVDHGRFLGYPHVLQGRRLCIYLDSAREWDPRRGFASAIDRLHDWLADAAAARFNPEVALFHAVGGILHRTPGIPTIVIRESGMALTAQPAYLAVRSPHRHDLCYSDDHTGRHRTVVFQLADPLPLGAGSRLRGLLELLDTAVRPGAFGAWRPRAQSVPFLTALAAAAARNQEGTPQTFILAIPHPVGGPPHLLAGQVPATAADELRRLVRQRTTPVISIGAGEIDHQTPVEWCAVSDERDSVTTRRDANRPANAYQGKTIHVWGCGGLGSWIAEFIARAGAKRLILCDPGTVTGGLLVRQDFTEEDIGTAKAEALRKRLAAIRDDLEVEAHVGLVPGAIASILDADLVLDATVSRAIGQLLDDLAPMPGRPLLAQVATDARTSTLGLLTVSDRTNPSGPNTIDQRAGEKISADGELEAFHTFWRDLPPGDELIPTRGCSVPTFHGSAADTAAVAASLTSILGSYLASTEPVSGTHLIGLPHSPAEPFRHFVPAV; encoded by the coding sequence GTGACGAGACGGAGACGTGCCGAGTTCACAGACTGGCAGCAGTCGGCCATCCGTGAACTGCGCGCGGTCGCCGCTGACTTCCCAAACGAGTTCCAGCTGCTCGACCACCCGCGGCTGACTGACGGCGGGCTCGTCGAGGCCCGCATCCGGCTACGAACAGGCGGCCTGCCCCGCGCCCCACGTGGTCTTCCCCTACGCGAGAAGGAGGAGTTCCTTCTGAGGATCGGCGCCAGTCAGCTGTCGCCTCCGGTCGTCGAGGTCGATCATGGTCGATTCCTGGGTTACCCGCACGTGCTGCAGGGACGACGACTGTGTATCTACCTTGACTCGGCGAGGGAATGGGACCCTCGGCGCGGATTCGCCAGCGCGATCGACCGGCTGCACGACTGGCTCGCGGACGCGGCAGCTGCGCGGTTCAACCCCGAGGTAGCCCTCTTCCACGCGGTCGGCGGGATCCTGCACCGCACACCGGGCATCCCCACGATCGTCATCCGTGAATCCGGCATGGCGCTCACGGCCCAGCCTGCCTACCTCGCCGTGCGTTCTCCACATCGACACGACCTCTGCTACAGCGACGATCACACCGGACGACACCGAACCGTGGTCTTCCAGCTGGCAGATCCCCTGCCTCTCGGAGCAGGGAGCCGACTGCGGGGCCTTCTGGAGCTGCTCGACACCGCAGTCAGGCCTGGAGCTTTCGGCGCATGGCGGCCGCGGGCGCAATCGGTGCCCTTCCTCACGGCTCTCGCGGCTGCCGCTGCTCGAAACCAGGAGGGCACGCCGCAGACGTTCATCCTCGCGATCCCGCACCCCGTCGGCGGCCCTCCTCACCTTCTCGCAGGCCAGGTGCCCGCCACGGCGGCCGACGAACTGCGTCGGCTCGTCCGTCAGCGCACCACCCCGGTGATCAGCATTGGGGCGGGCGAGATCGACCACCAGACACCCGTGGAGTGGTGCGCCGTGTCCGACGAACGGGACAGCGTCACAACCCGACGCGACGCTAACCGTCCCGCCAACGCCTATCAGGGGAAGACGATCCACGTCTGGGGGTGCGGCGGCCTCGGATCCTGGATCGCCGAGTTCATCGCCCGCGCCGGCGCCAAACGTCTGATCCTCTGCGACCCCGGCACCGTCACCGGAGGCCTGCTGGTGCGTCAGGACTTCACCGAGGAAGACATCGGCACAGCGAAGGCAGAAGCACTGCGAAAGCGCCTTGCCGCGATCCGCGACGATCTGGAGGTCGAGGCGCACGTCGGTCTTGTCCCAGGTGCCATCGCGTCGATCCTCGACGCCGACCTCGTCCTCGACGCCACCGTCTCCCGCGCCATCGGCCAGCTCCTCGACGACCTCGCGCCGATGCCAGGTCGCCCGCTGCTCGCTCAAGTCGCGACCGACGCGAGAACCAGCACCCTTGGGCTACTCACCGTCAGCGACCGGACGAACCCCTCCGGGCCGAACACGATCGACCAGCGCGCCGGCGAGAAGATCAGCGCCGACGGCGAGCTCGAAGCCTTCCATACCTTTTGGAGGGATCTGCCCCCAGGCGACGAGCTCATCCCCACCCGGGGCTGCTCCGTACCCACCTTCCATGGTTCGGCCGCTGACACCGCCGCTGTTGCCGCCAGTCTGACCTCCATACTCGGCAGCTACCTAGCGAGCACCGAACCGGTATCCGGCACCCATCTGATCGGACTGCCTCACTCGCCCGCAGAACCCTTTCGCCACTTCGTGCCCGCTGTCTGA
- the fxlM gene encoding methyltransferase, FxLD system: MTQMIGTPSDSDRAAEVRNALVDKLCVTGMITSLEVERAFRAVPRHLFVPEGTSLEVAYNSDDSVAIKWAADGVIISSISAPFIQARMIEQAGLGLGMSVIEIGSSGYNAALLAEIVGPSGRVISVDIDPEVTERARALLEATGYTDRVTVILTDAEDGVAELGDRVDAILVTAGAWDLSPAWLAQLAEDGRIVVPLRMNGITRSIGFRRDGDHLVSTSAEVCGFVPMQGAGAHDERVFLLPDGHGRHVRLRFDANPPQDLDLLDGVLATPRTEVWSEVTIRNGVSFADLHLWFACFLPGFCRLAADEGTDLAAERKSWFPFGTVQDDSFAYPAVRPALDGAGVEFGGRAYGPYGEAAATVLVEQIQAWDRQARGGPAPTFAYWPTGTDRPPAGEGTAALAKTHGLVSISWPVAG; this comes from the coding sequence TTGACTCAGATGATTGGCACGCCCAGCGACTCGGACAGGGCGGCGGAGGTCCGCAATGCGCTGGTGGACAAGCTTTGCGTGACCGGCATGATCACCTCACTGGAGGTGGAGCGGGCGTTTCGCGCCGTGCCGCGGCATCTGTTCGTGCCCGAGGGCACCTCGCTGGAGGTTGCTTACAACTCCGATGACTCGGTGGCGATCAAGTGGGCCGCGGATGGTGTGATCATCTCGTCGATCAGTGCGCCGTTCATCCAGGCTCGGATGATCGAACAGGCCGGGCTCGGCCTCGGGATGAGCGTGATCGAGATCGGGTCCAGCGGCTACAACGCCGCGCTCCTCGCCGAGATCGTCGGCCCGTCGGGCCGAGTGATCAGCGTGGACATCGATCCCGAGGTGACCGAGCGGGCCCGCGCACTTCTGGAGGCGACCGGATACACGGACCGGGTCACGGTCATCCTCACCGACGCGGAGGACGGCGTTGCCGAGCTCGGCGACCGGGTCGACGCGATCCTGGTGACGGCCGGCGCCTGGGACCTCTCGCCGGCGTGGCTCGCGCAGCTGGCCGAGGACGGCCGGATCGTCGTACCGCTACGGATGAACGGGATCACCCGGTCGATCGGGTTCCGCCGCGACGGCGATCACCTGGTGAGCACCTCGGCCGAGGTGTGCGGGTTCGTTCCCATGCAGGGCGCCGGTGCCCACGACGAGCGGGTCTTCCTTCTGCCAGACGGGCACGGCCGCCACGTCAGGCTGCGTTTCGACGCCAACCCACCCCAGGACCTGGATCTTCTGGACGGTGTCCTGGCGACACCTCGGACCGAGGTGTGGTCCGAGGTCACGATCCGTAACGGCGTGTCGTTCGCCGACCTGCACCTATGGTTCGCGTGCTTCCTGCCGGGCTTCTGCCGGCTGGCGGCGGACGAGGGAACCGACCTGGCCGCTGAACGCAAGAGCTGGTTCCCCTTCGGTACCGTGCAGGACGACTCGTTCGCCTATCCGGCGGTGCGCCCGGCGCTGGACGGCGCCGGTGTCGAGTTCGGCGGGCGGGCGTACGGCCCGTACGGCGAGGCCGCTGCCACCGTGCTCGTCGAGCAGATCCAGGCCTGGGATCGCCAGGCACGGGGCGGACCGGCCCCGACCTTCGCCTACTGGCCGACGGGCACCGACCGTCCGCCGGCCGGCGAGGGCACGGCCGCGCTGGCGAAGACCCACGGCCTGGTCTCGATTTCCTGGCCGGTCGCGGGCTGA
- a CDS encoding deaminase, which produces MPQLDDHRWMTRAIELAHRCPPATGAYSVGAVIVDENNEEIAFGFSREVDDAVHAEESALAKIAPDDPRLATATIYSTLEPCSQRKSRPRTCTQLILEAKIPRVVIAWREPSLFVADCQGYELLAQAGVTVVELPELGEQARAMNAHLSV; this is translated from the coding sequence ATGCCCCAGCTGGATGACCACCGTTGGATGACCCGGGCCATCGAACTCGCTCACCGCTGCCCACCCGCCACCGGCGCCTACTCGGTCGGCGCCGTCATCGTCGACGAGAACAACGAGGAGATCGCCTTCGGCTTCTCCCGCGAGGTCGACGACGCGGTACACGCCGAGGAGTCCGCCCTCGCAAAGATCGCACCCGACGACCCCCGGCTCGCAACCGCGACGATCTACAGCACCCTCGAACCGTGCTCGCAGCGCAAGTCCCGGCCGCGCACCTGCACCCAGCTCATCCTGGAGGCGAAGATCCCGCGAGTGGTCATCGCCTGGCGCGAGCCCAGCCTCTTCGTCGCCGACTGCCAGGGCTACGAACTCCTCGCCCAGGCCGGCGTCACCGTCGTGGAACTGCCTGAGCTTGGCGAGCAGGCCCGCGCCATGAACGCCCACCTCTCGGTCTAA
- a CDS encoding helix-turn-helix domain-containing protein, translated as MNKPSQRVEQDELRTRMRATGMSHHEIAIEFARRYRLRPRAAYRVAHGWTQQQAADRINAHATRAGLDPEGTAPMTAPRLSEVENWPRPARRRPTPQLLALLAEVYGCDLHALVDVDDREHLPPADVFLINGMSRPPDRAATSSAASSFTSSAPLWGTATERPVEAAPSAASAGHAPNPSSAGQTHEDHLIIFPQLAPDGRIVLMPLDRRGFLSGLGLTAASGSTLSPLAMTPTIPSGSSSIDPRVVDHFARLRAVLAENDNLFGPRQVITTAQEQAGLIATHLRNGTNSRPQRQTLLHIQTQFADLLGWLHQDSGDHATAGYWLDRALEWSHRAGDPKATVFILARKSQLAADRGDPVEAVDVADAALTSAEPTGRLAAIAATYSAHGHALRGEKTTCLTLYDRAHDILDRAGPDTDPWGEFFSPAYIEVQRAHSLAALGDYPAAASGFRTAIDGLPPAFHRDRGVYLAREALAHAGAREPEQAATLGLNALTVGASTHSGRIMTSLRTLRDAVAGWQTVPQVREFRQAMDRVPTAIAV; from the coding sequence ATGAACAAGCCCAGCCAGCGGGTTGAGCAGGACGAGTTGCGGACTCGGATGCGCGCGACCGGGATGAGCCACCACGAGATCGCGATCGAGTTCGCCCGCCGCTACCGCCTACGCCCCCGCGCCGCCTACCGGGTCGCACACGGCTGGACACAGCAGCAGGCCGCCGACCGCATCAACGCCCACGCCACCCGGGCCGGCCTCGACCCCGAGGGCACCGCCCCGATGACCGCACCGCGGCTGTCCGAGGTGGAGAACTGGCCTCGTCCAGCTCGGCGACGTCCCACCCCCCAGCTCCTCGCCCTACTCGCCGAGGTCTACGGATGCGATCTCCACGCCCTGGTCGACGTCGATGACCGTGAGCACCTCCCACCCGCGGACGTGTTCCTGATCAACGGCATGAGCCGTCCGCCGGACCGAGCGGCTACATCGTCAGCGGCCTCTTCGTTCACGTCCTCGGCGCCTCTATGGGGCACAGCTACCGAACGACCGGTCGAAGCCGCCCCCAGTGCCGCCAGCGCCGGACACGCGCCGAACCCCAGCTCAGCCGGTCAGACGCATGAAGATCACTTGATCATTTTTCCGCAACTCGCCCCGGATGGGAGGATCGTCCTCATGCCACTCGATCGCCGGGGCTTCCTGAGCGGCCTGGGTCTCACCGCCGCCAGCGGCTCGACCCTCAGCCCGCTCGCCATGACGCCGACGATCCCATCAGGATCGTCCTCCATCGATCCACGCGTCGTCGATCACTTCGCACGCCTGCGCGCCGTGCTCGCGGAGAACGACAACCTTTTCGGACCGCGCCAGGTCATCACCACGGCGCAGGAGCAAGCCGGCCTCATCGCCACTCATCTCCGCAACGGCACGAACTCCCGCCCCCAACGGCAGACCCTGCTCCACATCCAGACGCAGTTCGCTGATCTCCTCGGCTGGCTCCACCAGGACAGCGGGGATCACGCCACCGCCGGATACTGGCTCGACCGGGCGCTGGAATGGTCACACCGAGCAGGCGACCCCAAGGCCACGGTGTTCATCCTCGCCCGCAAGAGCCAACTCGCCGCGGACCGTGGCGACCCAGTCGAAGCCGTCGACGTAGCCGACGCAGCCCTGACCAGCGCGGAACCAACCGGCCGTCTCGCCGCCATCGCCGCGACCTACAGCGCGCACGGCCACGCACTGCGGGGCGAGAAGACCACCTGCCTGACGCTCTACGACCGTGCCCACGACATCCTCGACAGGGCCGGACCCGACACCGACCCCTGGGGAGAGTTCTTCAGCCCTGCCTACATCGAAGTCCAGCGGGCACACAGCCTCGCGGCACTCGGTGACTACCCCGCTGCAGCCAGCGGCTTCCGGACCGCGATCGACGGCCTCCCCCCTGCCTTCCATCGCGACCGCGGTGTCTACCTCGCCCGCGAAGCCCTCGCGCACGCAGGAGCACGCGAACCAGAGCAAGCCGCAACACTTGGTCTCAACGCACTCACGGTGGGTGCCAGCACGCACTCCGGGCGCATCATGACTAGCCTGCGGACACTGCGTGACGCCGTCGCCGGGTGGCAGACTGTCCCCCAGGTACGCGAGTTCCGTCAGGCGATGGACCGGGTTCCCACGGCCATCGCCGTCTGA
- a CDS encoding SMODS domain-containing nucleotidyltransferase — protein sequence MKHTDYFNSFLKNTVNLSQPKLDLLAARVDAIYTALSADPELGPRLIKKIPQGSWAQETIISPQNGKPFDADFLLQMKEEAVWSDNVREYSNAVWEVIHHHSRYGGMPHGRKCRCVYIEYADHEMHVDVVPYVILADGRQVIINRDLNQFETTNPDGFTAWMKERDKIADGNLRKVIRLLKFLRDHKNSFTGTKSILITTLLGEQVAAWKKIGDPGYYQDLPTALLHLVSDLDVWLQARLTKPSIVDPSNPLVTFDHRWDQTTYSYFRARIHVHAAEIREAYLETDEEKSVKKWQELFGDKFQAPKTSSASSKFGTAGVAGRITDGIKPPGISSSGRSGRAG from the coding sequence GTGAAGCACACCGACTACTTCAACAGCTTCTTGAAGAACACGGTCAACCTCAGCCAGCCGAAGCTGGACCTGCTCGCCGCCCGTGTCGACGCCATTTACACGGCCCTCAGCGCGGATCCTGAGCTCGGCCCGCGCCTAATCAAAAAGATCCCGCAGGGCTCCTGGGCTCAGGAGACGATCATTAGTCCGCAGAATGGCAAGCCGTTCGACGCTGATTTCCTCCTCCAGATGAAGGAGGAAGCTGTCTGGTCAGACAACGTACGGGAGTACAGCAACGCTGTCTGGGAGGTCATCCACCACCACTCGCGGTACGGTGGCATGCCACACGGCCGAAAGTGCCGCTGTGTCTACATTGAGTACGCGGACCACGAGATGCACGTCGACGTCGTCCCGTACGTGATCCTCGCCGACGGTCGCCAGGTGATCATCAACCGGGACCTCAACCAGTTCGAGACGACCAACCCGGACGGCTTCACCGCGTGGATGAAGGAGCGGGACAAGATCGCCGACGGCAACCTGCGCAAGGTGATCCGTCTCTTGAAGTTCCTGCGCGACCACAAGAACTCCTTCACCGGCACCAAGTCGATCCTCATCACCACCCTCCTCGGCGAACAGGTCGCCGCCTGGAAGAAGATTGGTGACCCGGGCTACTATCAGGATCTACCGACCGCCCTGCTGCACCTGGTCAGCGATCTGGACGTGTGGCTGCAGGCCCGCCTGACTAAGCCGTCCATCGTCGACCCGTCGAACCCGTTGGTCACCTTCGACCATCGATGGGACCAGACGACCTACTCCTACTTCCGCGCTCGCATCCACGTCCACGCGGCTGAGATCCGTGAGGCCTACCTCGAGACTGACGAAGAGAAGAGCGTCAAGAAGTGGCAGGAGCTCTTCGGGGACAAGTTCCAGGCTCCGAAGACCTCGTCGGCCAGCAGCAAGTTCGGCACCGCCGGGGTCGCGGGTCGAATCACCGACGGCATCAAGCCCCCGGGCATCTCCTCGTCCGGCCGCTCGGGCCGAGCCGGGTAG